The sequence below is a genomic window from Phoenix dactylifera cultivar Barhee BC4 chromosome 8, palm_55x_up_171113_PBpolish2nd_filt_p, whole genome shotgun sequence.
CCACGGAAGCAAAGCAATGGCTATTCTCTCATGACATGACATGGGCCTACCCTACTTCTCTCcattctcctccctctctcttcttataAAGATCGAGAGAACTCTGGGACAAGGCCACATTGCTTTcccttgttctctctctctctctctctctacaatGGCGTCCTCATCGTTACCTTCTGATGGTACTACTTCTCCATGAATTTTTCCAACCAAATAGATCTCATGGCTTCTTTTGTGACCACATTTCTCCTATTAATTTGGGAATGTCATGTACAGGGAGTGaacgggaggaggaggagataaaCAGCGGTGACCTGACTCCGCTGCAGAAGCATGTCGCCTTCTTTGACCGGAACAAAGATGGAATCATCTTTCCCTGGGAGACCTTCCAaggtctcctctttctctcccgtgtctcatttcatattcacgttcttttgttgtttattattattaatttttcattCTTCACTAAACTGACTGAAGTATGTGTCGAACTGCCATGcggattttatttattttttgttttgttaggGTTTCGTGCGATTGGGTGCGGTGTTGCTTTGTCCACGTTGAGCGCCGTCCTAATTAACGGCTTCTCGGCCCCAAAACTCGCCCTGTACGTTCTCGTTTTTCctgttcttctcctttcttctctatACTCTTTCTTGTAATGGTGTTATGTGGGAATCCTGCTCGTTGGATTTTTCAAGTATTTGGTGTCCATTCTATGAACTTTCACTTGAATACAATTCCAATTTTACATAAAATCTATATCTAAATATTGGATTAGCTCCAGTTAAGGTGGAATTTTTTTAGTTTGGATCAAGGCaagtctgttttttttttttttgggatttaTGTGACTACAGAATGATCAGAGTGTAAGTACGAATCAAAAGGCTTGGGTTTTAACATTTCAGAGGTATTACGGAATGTGGGTCCACAAAATTCAAGTTAAACAGTGAGTTTATAATTAAGAATTATACTATATGGGTCCATATGGATTTCACATTATAATTTGGTAGTCTGAGAAAAGCTTCATGTTACATAGCTTGGCCCCAAAACTCGCCCTGTACGTTCTGGATTTTTTTACAAGGgtatatatgattttttttttttttttaatttcaatttAACTACCTATTCCCAACACTATTCTCCATCCtcctctctcaaaaaaataaaaacaaaaatgttaCTTAACCTGGAAGTTTATTAGTCAAATTGAAAGGCTAAGTTGGCAAATAGAAGTTGAGATTTTTATTGAAAATCAGTTTAGTAGCACTTATCTACTACAGTTGAAAAAGCTATACCTAACTAAGATTGGTtacattaaaaaagaaagaggaggaagggaaCAAAAGCTTCAAGAATAGCCTAAGAAGATATGTGAAGTGGATAAAATGATGCAACTAATAAAGCTTATGGAGTGTTCTGGTTAATGTAAAGGAAAAAATgtaggaggaagaaaagaaaaaaaattacaaactaCTTGTTGCTACTAGAATCTGGGTTGAGATCAGTCTCTGTGCTGAGATTGGTTGGAACCGAGGTACACCGATGTCGGCTAGGACCGAGGTACGCTGAGGCCAGCTGGAACCGAGGGGGAAGGTGGAATTGATCTGCAAAAAAGTCCACTTGCTTGAAGATTTTCGGTGGGGGAtccttcgatgcttaagtcagagatcTAGAGCAACAgtgaaaaagagagagactgAATATAGAGGAGCGTAGTATTGCTTATCTAAGGGTTCCTTTGTCATCTCTCTATATAGGTTGAGTGTGGTATCCATTTTCTGATTTATCGGGTAGCGTCATAACTGCACGACAATGGCTAATCATGCATTAACCGCATGGGAACGGCTATCCACGATCCTCAAGTAGCGATCATCGCATTGATCGTGTCTTTACTGCTGTAACCGTTTCCAAAACCATGATCATAACCCATTCAATGGCCTTTGGTGTTATTCCTGGGCAAGACCGACTAGTATAGCACATCGGCCAATACCGAGGTCAATGACTTTGGTTAAGTCTGAGGTCAAGAAGGTCGGGATAACTTGAGGTTGGGATGACCAATATTCTTCCATCACTATCCCTTCTTTTTTCATAAGTAGTTCGCTACCTTTTGTTTCCATCTGCATTCAACGATATCTTGTCCAGGATTCATTTTAACAAAATCTTATGGATCCTTATAACAAATGGTTGCATGAGTGCATTACGGCTAGAATGTCAATTTGACATTTGAAAAAGATGTTTATGTCTTATTTTTAGCCCTAGGATCATATTATTATGTCATAAAGGAATTGATTTCAAAGTAAGTCCATAAATGGGATAAACAAGaagacatattttttttaaatacaaaTTGTACAAAGTTCATCATTAAATTGCTAACATTTATGTATTGTTGCCATCATATATGACGGTAAAACCATAGGAAATTATTACATCAACTACTTACATCCAAGAGGACTCTTTCTAGGATATACTTTAAATTCTATCTTTCATCCCGATGGCTTAATTTAGAACTAATATATAAAGCCTTGATTCTTagccaaaaaagaagaaaaagaaaagaaattaaagcCTATATGGGTTATACTGCAAATCACCAAATTGGTCAGAAATTCAATTTCCATTATAGAGATATTTCTATATCTTCAGTCAACATACGACTTGTGGCTTCCCATTCATTTGTTGCACATTGAGTTAGCTCAAGAAAGATCCAAATAGTTTATGATTGAAAATGCATTTCTTTTCAGAACAGTTTCCTACACCAAAATCCCAAATGCTGTTTTCGTGGACAAACTAACTACAGTATTTCCTTGATGAATAAAGGCTCCTACTTTGTTTTTTGATCAGGAGGAAATTCTCCTTTATTCAGCAATTTTTCCCGCACGACATTCTTGTGGCATAAGGAAAACAGCTTCATGAAAAATTACCTCTTGATTTAAcaaaagtttcttttttttttcatgtcttTCCATTAGAGGATCTTCATTAAACTCTATATTTTTCAAAGCTATGTATTGCCTTTTTTTGGGAAACATTTTaacattattaatatattcagtctgatgatgatgatgcataaAATTCTTAATGATTTTTGGTGATAGACAACTAAAATAATTGATATTGAGCTAGGAAGCGCGGATAGTTGAAATTTCATATGATGTGCTTATCTTGGATATGTATCATATATTCGTATTTGTTGGTTTCGAAATTTTATTTTAGGTaactatttttcaaatttttttaatgGCTTAGATACTTCTGTGATACATTTGTGACACTTACCTACTATAGGAATGGATAACAAAAAGATTAAGAAAAATTGCATACTATCACCCATATAAATAAGGTTCTTTATACGGTCAAGCATAAGTTTAAAATGGAAAAGTTAGGTATAACCATGGTTTGCATGCCGTACCTGCCTGAATAGAGTGGTACGGGGTATATCTTACCATACCAGTTCGGTATCGATATATGGTATGAGAGGCGTATTGACACTCGGTTGCCGAAAACACcccataccataccgtaccaataTTGTGCTAGTGTGGAACTAGTACAGGGTCTGGTATCGAGACGACGAACCTTGGGTATAATGTTCTGCTGGCACTTATTTgaatataatggtccacatgcTTATGCATTGCTTTGGGTTGATATGAATCCATATGATGGACACATATAGTATAAACATATTTACCCCTGTTCTGTGTTGATGACATGTGGGAACATGTAAGTAAGGTTCTTATAAAGTCATAATCAATATGTGGAAACTCATGGAGTCTGTGAAGATGATCCTTGCACATGATATTAGTTGTTTTTCATTTCATTTCAGTTCATTTCTTGGACTAATTGTTATCTTTCAAACACAAATAGTTACTTCTTAACTCCTTTTCAAATTAATAGTTGCTTGCCTTATGGACCTCAATTGACATGTATAATCTATTGGGAATTTGTAAAGCTTACTTTGCAGCATATCCAGTTTCTTTTAATACTCTGAATATACCTTTTTGTTGACATCGTATAGGGAAAAATACCTTCACTCCTTCTCCCTATTTACATAACAAACATCGAGAAAGGCAAACATGGGAGTGACTCGGGTGTCTATGATAGCGACGGGAGGTAGCATCATATACATCATCTCTTTCTATAATTACTACATGGCAAGATTGTTCAAAAAAATTGCTTGAACATCTTTTAGAATTATATTAACATTAACATTTTGTATTTGATATTTCATAAACACACTCATTCCAAAATAATGGTGTTTTTTAATTGAAAGATAATCAATACATGTACTAAACATAAAATGAAAAATTCATACAACTGATTTCTCTTTGCATAGATTGTTATATTCTGAACTAACTCACTAGCTTGAGACAAAACcaaagtaataataataaatgtataGCTTCATCGGAACCTTTACAGAAAATTGTTTGGAAACAAAGATTTTGGAATCTATAAACCAAGGTTAGCCAAACTGGTACTGGTACCTGTCGGTTACTGGTTTGGTATGGTACCAGTTCTGTATGGGGTGAATCAGACGATTCACCCCGATTCAGCAGACCATACTCTATTATTGAAATAGAAGGGGGGTGGGTTTGAAACTTCTGGTTCACCCCAATTCAGCAGGccctattttattattgaaatagaagaagggggggttgggggggggggggtttgaaCCAATGCGTACCGAGCTGTTCCCACTAGTTCCCCTCTGAACCGCCTAGTTTGGGGgatttcttgaaaaatatggtcaAACATTGCGGTTAGACATCCATTACAATTGCAAAAGATAGGGCAACAAAAGTGAAATCAAAACATAAATAGAATTTACAGTACATGTACAAGCGTTGACAATTACGATATTTATATATGAGCAAGACTTTTATTTGGTTCACCTGGAAGTTTAAGCTTCCTTACAATCTGTAACCTCTTAAAGAAAGTAAACTGCACATTCAACATTGATATGCCTTCTTTTGGTGGAAATTAGAAGAGAAATAAAGTGACTACCATTAGTGAAGACCTTTTGAAGATCTTCGATTTTGGTGTTCTTTCCTTAGCCTCCTTGCCAATCTCTTTTTCTCAGTTCCTCTTCCTTCATAATTCCTAGGTTACCTTATAAGATTCCCAACAAAAATTACATAGAACTATCTTTACTGTCCATAATGATTGATGAGAGGCCTCTTTTTGACATATAGCAGCAACCAAATAATATGAGAAGAAGTCAGATCTTGGAATTACTGATGCCAAAATGTCAGCCTTTGTTCAAGACTTTGAAACTCATCATTGAACAGTTCTTTTAAGAACCAAAAACTCTCTCATACCTGTTCTCTCAGCAATATTCTACTCAAAGTAGCCCCATCTTTTTTCATTTTCGAGTTTAAAGTCTTATCCAGCAAATTATTCGAGCTTTATGAATTTGTACTCCCTATTAGATGCAAAATAGGTCCTTTGCATGAAGTCCCATAACTTGTAAATGTGACTCAATTAGCAAGCCAATCTACTTATGTTGGCTTGTCTTGGGATATAGGTACAACCATCCCATGAAATTGAGATCATAAGTGTTAAATTATCAAGCAATGTGCATCCATCACTACCCAAACCGTTTTATCTAAAAATTGcaatgcttctttaattgcCTCTCTAATGGCAACTAGTTCTCCATATTAGGATCCAAACATGGCTCGCCGTACCACTACGaggcataccataccataccggcaTTCGATACCAGTGGCATGCCGACATTCGATACACTAAAAAGATCctgtaccataccgtactgacATAGTGCTAGTGTTGCACCGATACGCAAAACTTGGATCTAATTTTGCAACTTTGATGCCCCATGCAAGTTTGTGGTTATCCCATATTAGCTATGTACTTTGTAGAtcctgagtatttatataaagCAAAGAAACTCAAACAATATTTTTCGCCTAGCCTTTTtagatgaggtcctgggttatGTCACATGGGATTAGAGTGGACCTAGCCCATGGCACATGTGGAGTAGGGGACACTATAACATGGGCCCATTTAGGTTGACCACATGCTGATGATGGCATTTGCGATAGGATTTGTGGTACTTGTCACTGGATGAATGAATTTGGACCTTTAGTTTGGCTTACACGATCTATGCAGGCATGTATTTAGTTTCACATCGTCATATGCATTGGGTAGATCTTGTGTACTTATACAGGGCCAAAGAGCACAAAGAATACTGTCAATCTAGCCTTTATAAGTAAGCTCTTGGGTTACTGTATCATTGGGTAGATCTTGTGTACTTATACAGGGCCAAAGAGCACAAACAATACTTTCAATCTAGCCTTTATGAGTAAGGTCTTGGGTTACTACAGTAACCCAACTAGCTGTTGCCCGTATATGTTTTTTGTGGTCATCTTTGAAAACAACATATAGCAAAACACATTACTTGGATTACTACTTAAGGCATTAGTGGCTAATTTAAACCAACCTTGAGCTGGTTGCCCATGGCCTTAAGTGTTGCCCGTATATGTTTTTTGTGGTCAGCATACTAGTCTTATGTATACAAATCCTATGGTGGCCGATTTGTACTAGACTAGTCTTGAATTGGTATTGTACGAGCAAGTATGCCCTCAAAATAGCTGAACTAGGTCTAGGCTGCTTTTATTAGGGAAGGTTGGGCCTGAATTGGCCTTAACTTGCACTGAATTGGGCAATACCACCTAGTACTGCTTAGGATGTTTTTAGAAcatgttcttttattttttctaccaTTTGAAGGTGGGAACAAAACTCGAAGAGGTAGACTACTAACAGATAGACCAAGTATTGAGCTTTTACGTATATACCATTTAAGTAAATGGTTTCCATTTACCTAGAATATACGACACTAATAAAGAACAACCCCCTATTTGAGTTCAATAAACCACTCaaaaattaaattctttaaGAATAAAAAGTTGATTACTTGGGTTTAGTTCAAATTCCAAATTTTTGGGATTCTGTAAAGTTTCATGTTTTAAATATTAACGTATTACTCAAATCTTAATGGCTTATAAATTTTAATTGATCCAAATATTTCTAAAACTCTAAAGTTTAATAATAAAAGTTGCATATCATAGTACACAAAGCCGTTAAACTAAAATGACAAAATAACACCTAAATCTTCAATAGAAAAGTCATATTCTAGTATCGCACATGCACATATATATTCTTCTATGTAAAAGATGGCTTATTATGTTTTGATTATTAATGCACATCTTGATATGTAATTGACGCAAGGGCCAACATTCTTATGTTGAAACATGATTATTTTTGTTCACTTATCAACACAATACTAGTATTAGAGTATTTTATCTTAAATCTTGATAATCTTTAGTATTATCATGCCCAAACCAGAAATTATGAATCAGAGACATGGAAACCACTGCATATGCATAGGTATCACCAAACAGGCAAGCAAGGCATCCATCATGATATCATAATAGAATAAATAAGGCAGTGGAATAAAATCTAGGCAACCAAAATCCCAAATTTAATAATTAACGGGACCAAAACttacaagaaaattcaaaaattttgttCACAAGAGTCCAATATCAGCTGTTCTCAGATGTTAAATCAAAGAAagaattctataaaaatattttcaatatttatacTAAGGAAACAATTCTAATTTCAGGCTATGCCGAATATTCCGTTCTCGTATCTACTCATACTTCCATAGAATTACCCTTTTAGCAACTAGTTCTTTGGATCTATAAAGAAAGAGTGACCAAATAATGAGCTCAACAGCCCAATATGTAATGAATATCTTTActagataattcaaataataaattaaataagtcgAAGGTCAGGGTTTCCTAATCTCCGGCAAAGTTGGGAAGGAGCCGGAGTCGGTCTCCTTTGACTCGAGCAAGAGTCTCTTTTTAGAGCAAGCTTTTCCAGCTCCAAGCTAGGCCAATAAGTCAGGCTGATGGGCTGGGCCATGTGGTAGGACCTTACAAGTATTATTCATCAACTCAGTGATTTCCAAAATCCTAATTGTATTTCAGTTGTCAAtgcttatatatacatatatttttcattgTACTTCTAATAGCAAGTTGTATTATGTAATAAACTAACAATAAGAAACTTCAAtacacatcaaataagatggcgGATGCACTTAAACTAATACACTCACTATATTTTTTGCAAAAGGCAGCATTTAAACAatgaaacaaaaggaaaaagcaaaaaataattttagaggcCAAAATAGGTAGTACTAGGTGTGTATCAGGCAATATATGAAACAATATCGATCAACACCTTTTGTTGATATGGTGCATGATGCAATGCATCCTGTAGCTACACTTGGGATTTGGATCTCTTGGGACATCATTTAGTGCCTTGCTATACATATTCTTTATGGAATTCATTTGCCATGGCTATAGTTTTTGATGCAGAGTTGTTTGGTCTGCATCCTTCTTGGTTAAAAACTACATTGTTTGGGTCCTTGATCATCCTTGCTACATAGCCTATTGAGCATTTCATCACAACCAAAGACTGATCTTTGTTGGAACAACTAAACAAACTACTACATCCATGTACTCCTGGAACAAAACTTTGAAGTCGTCCCCATACATTAAGATGTCCCTATATTTCTATAAGCTTTCTGCAGTCAAAATAAAGTTGTGCTATCATCTCCTCATGAGTCTTTGTAACAATTCAGGACTTTACCTAAAaagctagtcggaaggtattatttgagttccttgacCATATATAAGTATTTAAGATCAACCCAATAGATAGCCTATactggactaaacacacgcccacacgCGTTCTCACATACTCTCCTTGTTTAAGCTCTGgcatcctcgtcaggctaaagatccaaatttattcaaatccaATTATAAGTATCAAACATATTATCATAAACATCATAATTAGCCCGTGGTTTGCCAAAATGGGCCTGTTCTATAGTGTCTGCCTTTTAGTCCACATGGGCTATAGGCTGGAttcactctgataccatttgtaacaatctagACCTTATCTAGAAAAGCTAGCTGAGAGgcattatttgagttctttgacTCTGTATAattatccaagatctatccagtatATAGCtcatgtgagactaaacacacgcccataAGGGTTCTTACAATCTTACACTATGGATAGTTGGGATATGATATCATTCTTTGCTACCATAGACTTGACAAGTCAGGATTGTATTGTGAAACCCTCTATATTTATGATTAACAATAACCATCTTTGCGCTGATATATTTTAGATTAATTCAATAGTCAATAGTTATAAATATGCGGTTAGGAACCTATTTGAATTGTTTGACATAGGTGATTTAGATTGAATTGCTTGTTCCCATAAGAGAGAGTGATGAGTGGGTTCTTGGAAGGAATTTAACTCCCATTCTCAATCTAACAAGGCTTCATAGTTAACATTTACCTACTTGAATACATCTTCCATCATGTCTTTAAACATAATAGAGTTGAGACCTTGTGATTTTAATGTATGAGGCAATCCCTACCAAGTTAGCAATAACAAGACGTACTGCCTGGTACTAGACATTCCATAATGTATCGGTAAGGTACTACTGTGGTACAGGGCCTCACTACAATATTTTATCAATATATAGTATAGATGTTGTCCCACCCAAGGTTTGCCAAACCAGTACTGAGATCCGTACCGGTTGGCGACCGGAATGGTCCGGACCGAGTCGAAACGGATGAAACTGGTTCCGTCTTGTTCTAGCCAATTTTGGCCATTTCTGACCCTAGGTGGCCGGAACCGTTTTCTAACGTCGAACCGACCCGATTGGAGACCAGGTCGGTTTGGTTTGGGCTAAACCGGCCGATTCGGC
It includes:
- the LOC103696186 gene encoding LOW QUALITY PROTEIN: probable peroxygenase 5 (The sequence of the model RefSeq protein was modified relative to this genomic sequence to represent the inferred CDS: inserted 1 base in 1 codon), which produces MGLPYFSPFSSLSLLIKIERTLGQGHIAFPCSLSLSLSTMASSSLPSDGSEREEEEINSGDLTPLQKHVAFFDRNKDGIIFPWETFQGFRAIGCGVALSTLSAVLINGXLGPKTRPGKIPSLLLPIYITNIEKGKHGSDSGVYDSDGRFVPAKFEEIFKRHAHTNPNTLTSKELDEMLQANRVPNDYKGRFASWTEWKILFTLCKDKDGLLHKETVRAVYDGSLFLTMEKKRESSQKKA